A stretch of the Rhizomicrobium sp. genome encodes the following:
- a CDS encoding fatty acid desaturase, translated as MGLMTTDKARAELAPFVTWHLFRPVALLLAEFSLYGLCVFCAVVSTALWAKLGFAFVAGILTATLGIIGHDCAHRGGTRHQWLNRLIATIGFLPALHPLSRWAYHHNLVHHRFTAQIGIDNAFSPMTVEDYRKASPLRRAYYRYQRSLLGHATHYLIDIWLLQIFFPTARERATLKGRDYLDFVFVYAWLAVLLGGLAFAAHALNGQSWGAAFGNAFLFGLLIPFLLWNLYISFVTVVQHTGPDVRWSVPTGRPSTPEQKMRGTVHIVFWEAFDLLFHRLMQHTAHHLNPIIPMYSLKAAQASLESIRSDVLVVHWTPAYHWRLTRTCKLYDPQADGWRDFRFQSAAPPVLSAQGPVNLHAR; from the coding sequence ATGGGACTGATGACGACCGACAAGGCGCGCGCCGAACTGGCGCCGTTCGTGACCTGGCACCTGTTCCGGCCGGTCGCGCTGCTGCTGGCCGAGTTCTCGCTCTACGGCCTGTGCGTCTTCTGCGCAGTGGTGAGCACGGCGCTGTGGGCCAAGCTAGGCTTTGCCTTCGTGGCCGGCATCCTCACCGCGACGCTTGGGATCATCGGGCATGATTGCGCCCATCGCGGCGGCACGCGCCATCAATGGCTCAACCGGCTGATCGCGACCATCGGCTTCCTGCCGGCGCTGCATCCCTTGAGCCGCTGGGCCTATCACCACAACCTCGTGCATCATCGCTTCACGGCGCAGATCGGCATCGACAATGCCTTCTCGCCGATGACGGTCGAGGATTATCGCAAGGCGTCGCCGCTGCGCCGGGCCTATTATCGCTACCAGCGCAGCCTGTTGGGCCACGCCACCCATTACCTGATCGATATCTGGCTGCTGCAGATCTTCTTCCCCACGGCGCGCGAACGCGCGACGCTGAAAGGCCGCGACTACCTGGATTTCGTTTTCGTCTATGCCTGGCTGGCCGTGCTGCTCGGCGGGCTGGCCTTTGCAGCGCATGCGCTGAACGGGCAGAGCTGGGGCGCGGCGTTCGGCAACGCCTTCCTGTTCGGTCTGCTGATCCCGTTCCTGCTGTGGAACCTGTATATCTCCTTCGTCACGGTGGTGCAGCACACCGGACCCGATGTGCGCTGGTCGGTGCCGACGGGACGGCCGTCGACCCCGGAGCAGAAGATGCGCGGCACGGTCCATATCGTGTTCTGGGAAGCGTTCGACCTGCTGTTCCACCGCCTGATGCAGCACACGGCGCATCACCTGAACCCGATCATCCCGATGTATTCGCTGAAGGCGGCGCAGGCGAGCCTCGAAAGCATACGCAGCGACGTGCTGGTGGTGCACTGGACGCCGGCTTATCACTGGCGCCTGACGCGGACCTGCAAGCTCTACGATCCGCAAGCCGATGGCTGGCGGGATTTCCGGTTCCAGTCCGCAG
- a CDS encoding cytochrome P450 — MSVSEAFLVGTAPPPEKARSLLAQIFHRSANEFEDIPRAAFEKPVWDWKGVFGHQFVVSDPAGVKRVLLDNVANYPKTEMETKTLGAIVGEGLLVSQGDKWKSHRRLMAPSFDFKSIVAYAPAMVTSAGHMADGWAARGTGTVVDIAAEMTRLTLEVISRTMFSSDGAELGQLVDRSLNRMSSALDFGITDILPLIGPPRMKRKMARIRANFAEMDATMQSLIAAREKAPGAAPRDLLDRLIAARDGETGVRLSNDEVRDETVIIFLAGHETTSLALTYTWYLLAKHPEVEAKLHAELARVLGGRPPAHDDLVDLPYSRMVLEESMRLYPPAPGLSNRAVLADDEIAGVRIPKGASVAVIPWVIHRHRLLWDAPETFDPERFSPERSQGRHRFAYLPFGGGPRVCIGMALAMAEAQLILATLAQRFRLKLVSGQNIVLQHRITMRPRDGIKMILSPRT, encoded by the coding sequence ATGAGCGTGTCCGAAGCGTTCCTGGTGGGCACCGCGCCGCCACCGGAAAAGGCGCGCTCCCTGCTGGCGCAGATATTCCATCGCAGTGCCAATGAGTTCGAGGATATCCCACGGGCCGCCTTCGAGAAGCCGGTGTGGGACTGGAAAGGCGTCTTCGGGCATCAGTTCGTCGTCAGCGATCCGGCGGGCGTCAAGCGCGTCCTGCTCGACAACGTCGCGAACTATCCCAAGACCGAGATGGAAACGAAGACGCTCGGCGCCATCGTCGGCGAAGGGCTTCTGGTCTCGCAGGGCGACAAGTGGAAATCGCATCGCCGCCTGATGGCGCCGAGCTTCGACTTCAAATCGATCGTCGCCTATGCGCCTGCGATGGTCACGTCCGCCGGCCACATGGCGGATGGCTGGGCCGCGCGCGGCACCGGCACGGTCGTCGACATCGCCGCGGAGATGACCCGTCTCACGCTCGAAGTGATCTCGCGCACGATGTTCTCCAGCGACGGCGCCGAACTGGGCCAGCTGGTCGACCGCTCGCTGAACAGGATGAGCAGCGCGCTCGATTTCGGCATCACCGACATCCTGCCGCTGATCGGGCCGCCGCGCATGAAGCGAAAGATGGCGCGCATCCGCGCCAATTTCGCCGAGATGGACGCGACGATGCAGAGCCTCATCGCGGCGCGCGAGAAGGCGCCGGGCGCGGCGCCGCGCGACCTGCTCGACCGGCTGATCGCGGCGCGCGACGGCGAGACGGGCGTGCGGCTGTCGAACGACGAAGTGCGCGACGAGACCGTCATCATCTTCCTCGCGGGACACGAGACGACGTCGCTGGCGCTCACCTACACCTGGTATCTGCTGGCCAAGCATCCGGAGGTCGAGGCCAAGCTGCATGCCGAGCTCGCGCGGGTGCTGGGCGGACGGCCGCCGGCGCATGACGACCTGGTCGACCTGCCCTACAGCCGCATGGTGCTGGAAGAGTCGATGCGGCTCTATCCGCCGGCGCCGGGGCTCTCCAACCGCGCGGTGCTGGCGGACGACGAGATCGCCGGGGTCCGGATCCCCAAAGGCGCCTCGGTCGCGGTCATTCCCTGGGTGATCCACCGCCATCGTCTGCTCTGGGACGCGCCGGAGACCTTCGACCCCGAGCGGTTCTCGCCGGAGCGGTCGCAGGGACGGCACCGCTTCGCCTATCTGCCGTTCGGCGGCGGGCCGCGCGTTTGCATCGGGATGGCGCTGGCCATGGCCGAGGCGCAGCTCATCCTTGCCACGCTGGCGCAGCGCTTCCGGCTGAAACTGGTCTCGGGGCAGAACATCGTGCTGCAACACCGCATCACCATGCGGCCGCGCGACGGCATCAAGATGATCCTCTCGCCGCGGACCTGA
- a CDS encoding polysaccharide biosynthesis/export family protein produces the protein MQSLLSKALCALAVAGVAFGAPARAAGEPDYHLGSGDKIRVIVYGEADLGGDFQIDATGQVRLPLVGEVHAGGRTAHDVEGSIASALGNGYLNDPRVSVEVTTYRPFYIVGEIFKPGEYPYSNGLTARSAVALAGGYTPKAVQSALYIRHQGENAEQRVPADEATAIRPGDVVRVDSTTFWDVMDVLSPLAGISALRYTVP, from the coding sequence TTGCAGTCCCTCCTTTCCAAGGCGCTGTGCGCGCTGGCGGTTGCCGGCGTTGCATTCGGCGCCCCCGCGCGCGCCGCCGGCGAGCCCGACTACCATCTGGGCAGCGGCGACAAGATCCGCGTCATCGTCTACGGCGAGGCCGATCTCGGCGGCGATTTCCAGATCGACGCCACCGGCCAGGTCCGCTTGCCGCTGGTCGGCGAGGTCCATGCCGGCGGCCGTACCGCGCACGATGTCGAAGGCAGCATCGCGAGCGCGCTCGGCAACGGCTATCTCAACGACCCGCGCGTCAGCGTCGAGGTCACGACCTATCGCCCGTTCTACATCGTCGGCGAGATTTTCAAGCCGGGCGAATATCCCTATTCCAACGGTCTGACCGCCCGCAGCGCGGTCGCTTTGGCTGGCGGCTACACGCCCAAGGCGGTGCAAAGCGCGCTCTATATCCGGCATCAAGGCGAGAATGCCGAACAGCGCGTGCCCGCGGACGAGGCGACGGCGATCCGCCCCGGCGACGTCGTGCGCGTCGACTCCACGACCTTCTGGGACGTGATGGATGTCCTGTCGCCGCTCGCGGGCATCAGCGCGCTGCGCTACACGGTTCCCTGA
- the kdsA gene encoding 3-deoxy-8-phosphooctulonate synthase, giving the protein MTAPPPNAVVKVGNVEIGNERKLSIIAGPCALESRAHAFEMAAALKEIAAKAGVGLIYKTSFDKANRTSAAGERGLGLEKSLQIFADIRSQFGLPVLTDVHEREQCAVLAEVVDVLQIPAFLSRQTDLLVAAAKTGKVVNVKKGQFLAPHDMKNAIAKVTGAGNPNVLVTERGVCFGYNALVVDMRSFPIMAKFGAPVVMDATHAVQEPGGQGDRTGGNREMAPYLARAAVAAGVACVFMETHENPDRAPSDGPNMIKLKDVPALLGDLVEIDRIVKRPFLN; this is encoded by the coding sequence ATGACCGCCCCACCGCCCAACGCCGTCGTCAAGGTCGGCAACGTCGAAATCGGCAATGAGCGCAAGCTCTCGATCATCGCCGGTCCCTGCGCGCTCGAAAGTCGCGCCCACGCCTTCGAGATGGCCGCGGCGCTCAAGGAGATCGCGGCGAAAGCCGGCGTCGGCCTGATCTACAAGACGAGCTTCGACAAGGCCAACCGCACCAGCGCCGCCGGCGAGCGCGGCCTCGGGCTCGAGAAATCGCTCCAGATCTTCGCCGACATCCGCTCCCAGTTCGGCTTGCCCGTGCTGACCGACGTGCATGAGCGCGAGCAGTGCGCCGTGCTGGCGGAGGTCGTCGACGTTCTCCAGATCCCCGCCTTCCTCTCGCGCCAGACCGATCTGCTGGTCGCGGCGGCGAAGACCGGCAAGGTCGTGAACGTCAAGAAGGGTCAGTTCCTCGCCCCCCACGACATGAAGAACGCGATCGCCAAGGTCACCGGCGCCGGCAATCCCAATGTGCTCGTCACCGAGCGCGGCGTCTGCTTCGGCTACAATGCGCTGGTGGTGGACATGCGCTCCTTCCCCATCATGGCGAAGTTCGGCGCCCCGGTGGTGATGGACGCGACCCACGCGGTGCAGGAGCCGGGCGGGCAGGGTGATCGCACGGGCGGCAACCGCGAGATGGCGCCCTATCTGGCGCGTGCCGCGGTGGCGGCGGGCGTCGCCTGCGTCTTCATGGAGACGCACGAGAATCCGGACCGCGCGCCGTCCGACGGCCCCAACATGATCAAGCTCAAGGATGTGCCGGCGCTGCTCGGCGACCTGGTCGAGATCGACCGCATCGTCAAGCGGCCCTTCCTGAACTGA
- a CDS encoding MAPEG family protein, whose product MVYITHAELLSAAVTVLSILFVFYTGLVVSQMRSRHNVSAPAVTGNPQFECAYRVQVNTLEQFVAFLPLLWLATRYFHALPWLPAAFGVVWIVGRVLYMRGYLAAPDKRGPGFGVTLLGTAGLLVLAIIGIVNAWIAVSAT is encoded by the coding sequence ATGGTCTACATAACGCATGCCGAGCTGCTCAGCGCGGCCGTCACCGTTCTCTCCATCCTCTTCGTCTTCTATACCGGCTTGGTCGTCTCGCAGATGCGGTCTCGCCATAACGTCTCCGCGCCGGCCGTGACCGGCAATCCGCAATTCGAATGCGCCTATCGCGTGCAGGTGAACACGCTCGAACAGTTCGTGGCGTTCCTGCCGCTGCTGTGGCTGGCGACGCGCTATTTCCACGCCCTGCCCTGGCTTCCCGCCGCGTTCGGCGTGGTCTGGATCGTCGGCCGCGTGCTTTACATGCGCGGCTATCTGGCGGCGCCGGACAAGCGCGGTCCGGGATTCGGCGTCACGCTGCTGGGGACCGCCGGCCTGCTGGTGCTCGCGATCATCGGAATCGTGAACGCCTGGATCGCCGTCAGCGCGACGTAA
- a CDS encoding tyrosinase family protein, translated as MSQFTRRRVLGSAAAGVAASAVPLSLLGEMGAMAGPPAVRYEASTSNGQANLVKYANAVKIMAAKQLGDPCSWAFQANTHWVRSNTTKAALVATLPAAQQPLANAMWNTCQNHGGQTTEDMFLPWHRMYVYYLEKIVQWVLNDTTFALPYWNYNASATASLPAKFLQPNNSTNPLFYAYRNPGPAAGNPLTGLSLDSLKQATYSGFCSTLDFGLHGDVHVQTGNSSQGMGTVPWAANDPIFFMHHCNIDRLWASWNHNGGTNPTTSSWLNQTFTFAQAAGYPATCQQVTATVTNFKDTLALGYTYDRFEPKPGQVLKFPFPLVLERINPILLKGPGPVELGARVTNTLVRGVNLTATKAPLLRSHLTALTSDRRIYLLLDGLMADRAPGVVYDVYINPEGRAGTDKALKAGTINFFGAVMPNGGRMKEPPKISFDVTDVLRNVDRGAVLNDKISVTFVPQGRANAAAKPMVQQVSLVEA; from the coding sequence ATGAGCCAGTTCACAAGGCGTAGAGTCCTGGGTTCCGCAGCCGCCGGCGTCGCGGCGAGTGCGGTTCCGCTGTCATTGTTGGGTGAGATGGGGGCGATGGCCGGTCCGCCGGCCGTGCGTTACGAGGCGTCCACGTCGAACGGCCAGGCGAACCTCGTCAAATATGCGAACGCCGTGAAGATCATGGCTGCCAAGCAGCTCGGCGATCCCTGCAGCTGGGCGTTCCAGGCCAACACCCATTGGGTGCGCAGCAACACGACGAAGGCCGCGCTGGTCGCGACCCTGCCGGCGGCGCAGCAGCCGCTCGCCAATGCGATGTGGAACACCTGCCAGAACCATGGCGGCCAGACGACCGAGGACATGTTCCTGCCCTGGCACCGCATGTATGTCTATTATCTCGAGAAGATCGTGCAGTGGGTGCTGAACGACACGACCTTCGCGCTGCCCTATTGGAACTACAATGCGTCGGCCACGGCATCGCTTCCGGCCAAATTCCTGCAGCCGAACAATTCGACCAATCCGCTGTTCTACGCCTATCGCAATCCCGGACCGGCGGCAGGCAATCCCCTGACGGGGCTCAGCCTCGATTCGCTGAAGCAGGCGACCTATTCCGGCTTCTGTTCGACGCTGGACTTCGGACTGCACGGCGACGTCCACGTCCAGACCGGCAACAGCTCCCAGGGCATGGGTACCGTCCCCTGGGCCGCGAACGATCCGATCTTCTTCATGCATCACTGCAACATCGATCGGCTGTGGGCGAGCTGGAATCACAATGGCGGCACCAACCCCACCACGTCGTCCTGGCTCAACCAGACCTTCACCTTCGCCCAGGCGGCGGGTTATCCCGCGACCTGCCAGCAGGTCACGGCGACGGTGACGAATTTCAAGGACACGCTGGCGCTCGGCTACACCTATGACCGGTTCGAGCCCAAGCCGGGCCAGGTTCTCAAATTCCCGTTCCCGCTGGTCCTCGAGCGGATCAATCCGATCCTGCTCAAAGGCCCCGGGCCGGTCGAACTGGGCGCGCGCGTGACAAATACGCTCGTCCGGGGCGTCAACCTGACGGCGACCAAGGCACCGCTGCTCCGCTCGCATCTGACGGCGCTGACGTCAGATCGCCGCATCTATCTGCTGCTCGACGGCCTGATGGCGGACCGGGCGCCGGGCGTGGTCTACGACGTCTATATCAATCCGGAAGGCCGCGCCGGCACCGACAAGGCGCTCAAGGCCGGGACGATCAACTTCTTCGGCGCGGTGATGCCGAATGGCGGCCGCATGAAGGAACCGCCGAAGATCTCCTTCGACGTCACCGATGTGCTGCGCAATGTCGACCGCGGCGCGGTGCTCAACGACAAGATCTCGGTGACCTTCGTGCCCCAGGGGCGGGCCAATGCCGCCGCCAAGCCCATGGTCCAGCAGGTCTCGCTGGTCGAGGCCTGA
- the eno gene encoding phosphopyruvate hydratase, whose product MTAILDITGREILDSRGNPTVEVDVRLEDGALGRAAVPSGASTGAHEAVELRDGGKRYGGKGVEKAVAAVNGEIFDTLCGMEAEDQVRLDRLMIQLDGTPNKSRLGANAILGVSLAIAKAAAQAANLPLYKYVGGAVARTLPVPLMNIVNGGVHADNPIDFQEFMIMPVGAPTFREALRMGAEVFHTLKKALHDAGHNTNVGDEGGFAPNLKSADEALSFIMKSIEKAGYRPGEDVMLALDPASTEFFKNGKYVLEGEGKTLDPAGMVKVYEDLCRRYPIASIEDGMAEDDWEGWAGITQAIGKTVQLVGDDLFVTNTTRLVEGIKKGVANAILIKVNQIGSLSETLDAVDTAHRAAYRAVMSHRSGETEDSTIADLAVATNCGQIKTGSLARSDRLAKYNQLLRIEEQLGDQATYAGKSVLKA is encoded by the coding sequence ATGACCGCCATCCTCGACATCACCGGCCGCGAGATCCTCGACAGCCGCGGCAACCCGACGGTCGAAGTCGACGTCCGTCTCGAAGACGGCGCGCTGGGCCGCGCCGCTGTCCCCTCGGGCGCCTCGACCGGCGCGCATGAAGCGGTGGAGCTGCGCGACGGCGGCAAGCGCTATGGCGGCAAGGGTGTCGAGAAGGCCGTCGCGGCGGTGAACGGCGAGATCTTCGACACGCTGTGCGGCATGGAGGCCGAGGACCAGGTCCGCCTCGACCGCCTGATGATCCAGCTCGACGGCACCCCGAACAAGTCGCGGCTCGGCGCCAACGCCATTCTCGGCGTCTCCCTCGCCATCGCCAAAGCGGCGGCGCAGGCGGCGAACCTGCCGCTCTACAAATATGTCGGCGGCGCCGTGGCGCGCACCCTGCCGGTGCCGCTGATGAACATCGTCAATGGCGGCGTGCATGCCGACAATCCGATCGACTTCCAGGAATTCATGATCATGCCGGTCGGCGCGCCGACCTTCCGCGAAGCGCTCCGCATGGGCGCGGAGGTCTTCCACACGCTCAAGAAGGCCCTCCACGACGCCGGCCACAACACCAATGTCGGCGACGAGGGTGGTTTCGCGCCCAACCTCAAGAGCGCCGATGAAGCGCTGAGCTTCATTATGAAGTCCATCGAGAAGGCCGGCTACAGGCCCGGCGAAGACGTGATGCTGGCGCTCGATCCCGCGTCGACGGAGTTCTTCAAGAACGGCAAGTATGTGCTGGAAGGGGAGGGCAAGACCCTCGACCCCGCGGGCATGGTCAAGGTCTATGAAGACCTCTGCCGCCGCTACCCCATCGCCTCCATCGAGGACGGCATGGCGGAGGACGACTGGGAAGGCTGGGCCGGCATCACCCAGGCGATCGGCAAGACGGTGCAGCTCGTCGGCGACGATCTGTTCGTGACCAACACGACGCGCCTCGTCGAAGGCATCAAGAAAGGCGTCGCCAATGCGATCCTCATCAAGGTCAACCAGATCGGCTCGCTCAGCGAGACGCTCGACGCGGTCGACACCGCACATCGCGCCGCCTATCGCGCCGTGATGTCCCATCGCTCGGGCGAGACCGAGGACAGCACCATCGCCGACCTCGCGGTGGCGACGAATTGCGGGCAGATCAAGACCGGCTCGCTGGCGCGCTCGGACCGTCTGGCCAAGTACAACCAGCTCCTGCGCATCGAAGAGCAACTCGGCGACCAGGCAACCTACGCGGGAAAATCGGTCCTGAAGGCCTGA
- a CDS encoding type II toxin-antitoxin system RelE/ParE family toxin — MKPAVSRRAVRQMLDIFLYIARDDPQAAERVRDRIYDVIAFVARYPRAGHATMIPGLRVMPVGTYPYVVLFRWDEKRRRVRIVRVLHGARRRPALREDQPEFRLAAMS; from the coding sequence GTGAAGCCGGCCGTCAGCAGGCGGGCCGTGCGGCAGATGCTGGATATCTTTTTGTATATCGCGCGCGACGACCCGCAAGCTGCAGAGCGCGTCCGAGATCGAATCTATGACGTCATCGCCTTCGTTGCCCGATACCCCCGCGCGGGCCATGCGACGATGATACCCGGCCTGCGCGTGATGCCTGTCGGAACCTATCCCTATGTCGTGCTGTTCCGCTGGGATGAGAAGCGACGAAGGGTACGCATCGTACGGGTCTTGCACGGCGCACGGCGTCGGCCGGCGCTGCGCGAGGATCAGCCGGAGTTCCGTTTGGCGGCGATGTCTTAA
- a CDS encoding septum formation initiator family protein: MRIKRSISRLFGLSVLPAISFAVVAYFGYYAIWGERGMLALSDIQAQLGVQGERLAQARDTRFRLEHRIALMRAGDPDIVEEWAHKQLMIGGPNQVAVSRGAP; this comes from the coding sequence ATGCGAATCAAGCGAAGCATCTCGCGTCTCTTCGGGCTCTCCGTTCTGCCCGCGATCAGCTTCGCCGTCGTCGCCTATTTCGGCTATTACGCGATCTGGGGCGAGCGGGGCATGCTGGCGCTCTCCGATATCCAGGCCCAGCTTGGCGTCCAGGGCGAGCGGCTGGCCCAGGCGCGCGACACCCGCTTCCGGCTGGAGCACCGCATAGCCCTCATGCGTGCGGGCGATCCCGATATCGTGGAGGAGTGGGCTCATAAACAGCTGATGATCGGCGGCCCCAACCAGGTTGCCGTTTCCCGCGGCGCCCCCTGA
- the pdhA gene encoding pyruvate dehydrogenase (acetyl-transferring) E1 component subunit alpha has product MNQPETAAETGIKADGATPNTAALTQFYTDMLLIRRFEEKAGQLYGMGLIGGFCHLYIGQEAVVVGIQAAQKPGDQVITAYRDHGHMLACGMDARNVMSELTGRATGYSRGKGGSMHMFSAEKQFFGGHGIVGAQVPLGTGLAFANKYRSNGQVSVTYFGDGASNQGQVYEAFNMAELWKLPIVYVIENNQYAMGTSVERSSAETHFYKRGSSFNIPGKQVDGMDVEAVHAAALEALDWCRSGNGPIILEMKTYRYRGHSMSDPAKYRTREEVTAVREKRDPIDHLGQRLLARKLASEDDLKQIDKDIRSIVNAAAEFATESPEPDPAELYTDILA; this is encoded by the coding sequence ATGAACCAGCCTGAGACGGCCGCGGAAACCGGTATCAAGGCGGACGGCGCGACACCCAACACGGCCGCGCTGACGCAATTCTACACCGACATGCTGCTGATCCGCCGGTTCGAGGAGAAGGCCGGCCAGCTTTACGGCATGGGCCTGATCGGCGGCTTCTGCCATCTCTATATCGGCCAGGAGGCCGTGGTGGTCGGCATCCAGGCGGCCCAGAAGCCCGGCGACCAGGTGATCACCGCCTATCGCGACCACGGCCATATGCTGGCCTGCGGCATGGATGCGCGCAATGTGATGTCCGAGCTCACCGGCCGTGCCACCGGCTATTCCAGGGGCAAGGGCGGCTCGATGCACATGTTCTCGGCCGAGAAGCAGTTCTTCGGCGGCCACGGCATCGTCGGCGCCCAGGTGCCGCTCGGCACCGGCCTCGCCTTCGCCAACAAATACCGCAGCAACGGCCAGGTCAGCGTCACCTATTTCGGCGACGGCGCCTCGAACCAGGGCCAGGTCTACGAGGCCTTCAACATGGCCGAGCTCTGGAAGCTGCCCATCGTCTATGTGATCGAGAACAACCAATACGCCATGGGCACCAGCGTCGAACGCTCCAGCGCCGAGACCCATTTCTACAAGCGCGGCTCCTCCTTCAACATCCCCGGCAAGCAGGTCGACGGAATGGACGTCGAGGCCGTTCACGCCGCCGCCCTGGAGGCGCTGGACTGGTGCCGCTCCGGCAACGGCCCGATCATCCTGGAGATGAAGACCTATCGCTATCGCGGCCACTCGATGTCGGACCCCGCCAAGTATCGCACCCGCGAGGAAGTGACCGCGGTGCGAGAGAAACGCGATCCCATCGACCATCTCGGCCAGAGGCTTCTGGCCCGGAAGCTCGCGAGCGAGGACGATCTCAAGCAGATCGACAAGGACATCCGCAGCATCGTGAACGCCGCCGCCGAGTTCGCCACCGAGAGCCCCGAGCCCGATCCGGCCGAGCTTTACACGGACATTCTCGCATGA
- a CDS encoding pyruvate dehydrogenase complex E1 component subunit beta, whose translation MSIEILMPALSPTMEEGKLAKWLVKEGDTVKSGDILAEIETDKATMEFEAVDEGKIGKLLVAEGTEGVKVNAPIATLLGDNEEKSAPAATAAPAAPSAPRRDVERAAEAKPATSAVALVALSDPEIPEGTEMVTMTVREALRDAMAEEMRRDDTVFLMGEEVAQYQGAYKVSQGLLDEFGARRVIDTPITEHGFAGLGVGAAFAGLRPIVEFMTWNFAMQAIDQIVNSAAKTRYMSGGQMHAPIVFRGPNGPAARVGAQHSQDYSSWYAHIPGIKVVAPYFAADAKGLLKAAIRDPNPVIFLENEIVYGRSFPVPKLDDFVLPIGKARVVKPGKDVTLVAHSICVGLILEAAEKLAAEGIDAELIDLRTLRPLDTETVLASVRKTNRVVTVEQGWPVCSIGSEIASVVALEAFDWLDAPPTKVTGKDVPMPYAANLEKLALPHVEDIVAAAKAVCYRS comes from the coding sequence ATGAGCATCGAAATCCTCATGCCTGCGCTGTCGCCCACGATGGAAGAGGGCAAGCTCGCCAAGTGGCTGGTCAAGGAAGGCGATACGGTCAAATCCGGCGACATCCTGGCCGAGATCGAGACCGATAAGGCGACGATGGAGTTCGAGGCGGTCGACGAAGGCAAGATCGGCAAGCTGCTGGTCGCCGAAGGCACCGAGGGCGTCAAGGTCAACGCGCCCATCGCCACGCTGCTCGGCGACAATGAAGAGAAATCCGCGCCCGCCGCCACGGCTGCTCCGGCCGCTCCATCGGCGCCCAGGCGCGACGTCGAGAGGGCGGCCGAGGCGAAGCCTGCAACGTCCGCCGTGGCCTTGGTCGCGCTTTCCGATCCGGAAATCCCCGAAGGCACGGAAATGGTCACCATGACCGTGCGCGAGGCGCTGCGCGACGCCATGGCCGAGGAGATGCGCCGCGACGACACCGTCTTCCTGATGGGCGAAGAGGTCGCGCAGTACCAGGGCGCCTACAAGGTCAGCCAGGGCCTGCTCGACGAGTTCGGCGCCCGCCGCGTCATCGACACGCCGATCACCGAGCACGGCTTCGCCGGCCTCGGCGTCGGCGCCGCCTTCGCGGGCCTGCGCCCCATCGTCGAGTTCATGACCTGGAATTTCGCGATGCAGGCGATCGACCAGATCGTCAACTCCGCCGCCAAGACGCGCTACATGTCGGGCGGCCAGATGCATGCGCCGATCGTCTTCCGCGGCCCCAACGGCCCCGCCGCCCGCGTCGGCGCCCAGCACAGCCAGGACTATTCCTCCTGGTACGCCCACATCCCCGGCATCAAGGTCGTCGCGCCCTATTTCGCCGCCGACGCCAAGGGCCTGCTCAAGGCCGCGATCCGCGATCCCAATCCGGTGATCTTCCTGGAGAACGAGATCGTCTATGGCCGCTCCTTCCCGGTGCCCAAGCTCGACGATTTCGTGCTGCCCATCGGCAAGGCGCGCGTCGTCAAGCCGGGCAAGGACGTCACGCTGGTGGCGCATTCGATCTGCGTCGGCCTGATCCTCGAAGCCGCCGAGAAGCTCGCTGCCGAAGGCATCGATGCCGAGCTGATCGACCTGCGCACCTTGCGCCCGCTCGACACCGAGACGGTGCTCGCCTCGGTGCGCAAGACCAACCGCGTCGTGACGGTGGAGCAGGGCTGGCCGGTGTGCTCCATCGGCTCGGAGATCGCCTCGGTGGTCGCGCTCGAGGCCTTCGACTGGCTCGACGCGCCGCCGACCAAGGTCACCGGCAAGGACGTGCCGATGCCCTACGCGGCGAACCTCGAAAAGCTCGCCCTGCCGCATGTCGAAGACATCGTCGCGGCAGCCAAGGCGGTGTGTTACCGGTCATGA
- a CDS encoding GFA family protein: MKKPAKPKAWHRGACHCGAVTFEVRTGDEVELVDCNCSMCAKTGFLHLIVPRSDFRVTAGEDKLTTYTFNTRTAKHTFCAICGIKGFYVPRSHPDGWSVNFRCLDDPDAFASVTTTEFDGKHWEDNAASLAPLESR; this comes from the coding sequence ATGAAGAAACCGGCGAAACCGAAAGCTTGGCACCGGGGCGCCTGCCATTGCGGTGCCGTGACGTTCGAAGTGCGCACCGGCGACGAAGTCGAGCTCGTCGACTGCAACTGCTCGATGTGCGCCAAGACCGGTTTCCTGCATCTGATCGTGCCGCGATCCGATTTCCGCGTCACCGCCGGCGAAGACAAGCTCACGACCTACACCTTCAACACCCGGACCGCGAAGCACACCTTCTGCGCGATCTGCGGCATCAAGGGTTTCTACGTCCCGCGCTCGCATCCCGACGGCTGGAGCGTGAATTTCCGCTGCCTCGACGACCCCGACGCCTTCGCCTCGGTGACGACGACCGAGTTCGACGGCAAGCACTGGGAAGACAACGCGGCCAGCCTCGCGCCGCTGGAGAGCCGCTAG